CCAACACAAACTGATATAACTAATGGTTTTAGAGCTTATCAACCACAAGACGCTACAACAATGGCAAACTTCTTGAAATCCGCTGTTGATACCAATTTCATGACTTCGTGCATTAATAGCAAGAAATATGTTTCTCAACTTACTGATGATACAAATTTAGCAACATCACTTGGAGTAACAGGAACTCCAGGTTTTTTTGTTAATTCAACCTTGTATCCAGGTGCATATTCCTGGACAGACATGCAGTCTACAGTAAATTCAGCTCTCAAGTAATTCAGTAATTTTGTAGGCCACCACTGCAGCAGCCCCCCAGACATTAAATGAATGATTTATTCCGTACATTGGCAACTCTACAATGATATCAGCTGTCTCCAAAACCTCTTTCTTAACTCCACCAGTTTCATTTCCCACCACAATCGCACAGGGGAATTTAACTTTAGAACTTAACTCTTTTATTGGTATTGATCTTTTATCTTGTTCTACAGCAATTATCTGTACACCCTCACTTTTTAATTTATTAATTACCTCCATTATGTCATCAATCTTGCTCCAAGGTACCCAATTTTCTGTTCCCACTGCCGCTTTATGGATTCTTGAAGATGGGGGATATTCGCTCTCGCCACAAATAAACAGTCTTTTTGCAGAAACCGCATCAGAAAGTCTAAAAAGAGATCCAATATTATATGTATCAATCACATTATCGCTTACTATATAGATAGGATTATGTCTGATCGTTTTTAAATCCTCTTCAGAAGGTGTCTGATGACGAAGCACTCCAGGTTTTAATTTTTGCATATTGCTATTTTACCAAAAACAAGCCGCTTTTAATAATTCGGCGCCACGTAAGAAGAAGTAGTTGGAGAAATGTAGCCATTATTCATATTATTTCTTGCTATAAAAAAATAATAAATTACAAAATAAACTACCGCACCAATAACTAAATAAATCACAATCCATTGCCAGAGAGGCCTTTTCCCATAACCTTTCGTGTATGACTTAGAATAACTTTTCTTTGCTGAAGTTTTCTTTGTTGTTTTCTTGCTTTTCTTCTTTGTTGCCATAATTAAATATAAAAAGTTTCAAAAAGACTTGTCAAGATATAAAATCATCATTCTAACATAGTCCCTTTAGGAACTAATTGTGGGATGCTAAAATCTTTTTCTCTAATTTGGTCTGCCAATCTGTGGAAAGTTGCCTTTATGTCTATTTCTTTTGGTAATTCTTCCACAGTCATAAAACCTGCTGCTTTCATTCTTGCATCATGGTCGTCAATTCTATCTCTACTTGGATAACTAGCCCTTACTAATTTCCCATCCCCAGTTGCTTGATACATAAGTTGCTGTTCACCATACATACTTTTATCAGGAATTGTAAAAATTGATATATTTTGTTGTTCTGGTGTATTTATGCAATTCAGCATTTCAAACCATCTTCCTCCCAATTTAACACTAAATTCAATAACATCAACCTTATAGGAACCAGAATGTCTTTCAAAAACAAATTTCCTGTCTTTTGAATCATTCAAATATTCTACTTTTCTCACACCTGGAGCTTCTACTAAAAAATCTTCCGCCATAATTAACTAAATTCTAACATATTATTTACAAATACAACCTACTCATATCTAAGTGCTTGAATTGGATCAAGCTTTGAAGCTCTTATTGCTGGTGCTACTCCAAAAACAACTCCTACAATCATTGAAAATCCAAAAGATAAAATTACAGACCAAAGGGGAACAGATGTTGTTATAAAATGATTTATTATTTGCGAAAATAAAAACCCAAGACCAATTCCCACAATTCCACCAATGCTTGACAAAATTACAGCTTCAACTAAAAATTGATTTCTTATATCATCTGGCTTTGCTCCAAGCGCTTTACGAAGTCCTATTTCTCGAGTGCGTTCTGTAACGCTAACTAACATAATATTCATTACTCCAATTCCTCCAACAAGAAGTGATATCGCCGCAATTCCTCCAAGTGCAATTGTAAGTACGCCTGTTATTTGTGCAACAGTTGAAAGCGTTTCGCTTTGTGTCATGACGCTAAAATCATCTTCTTTAAGCCGCCGAAGTAGTATTTCTTTCACTTTATCTTGTATTTGGTTAACATTATCAGTCGAGTTTGCAGAAACATAAATTGCATTAGGGTTTGTTATCCCAAATTGTTTTTGTGCAGCAGTTAAGGGAATAAAAATTGCATTATCCATATCAATTCCAAATGTACTTCCTCGTGCTCCCATTACTCCGATTACTGTGTATTTTATTCCTCCAACATCAATTTGTTTGTTAATTGGATCAGAGTTAAAAAGTTTTGTAACTACAGTTTTTCCTATTACTGCAACATGTCTTGAACCATCTTCCTGTGATTGGCTGAAAAAATTTCCTTCATCAAATTTTATTGCCGTAATTAGTTTTGTATAATTTGCATCAACCCCGCCAATTGTTACTCCTTTATCAATTTTATTTCCATTTTTAAGCGTTCCAACGCTTTGTATTGAAGCTGAAACTTCAGCTTGCCCTTGAAGTTTGGTTTTTAGGTTACTTGCATCAGTTAGTAATAATTTATTTGCTTGCACTCCTCCAGGGCCTCTTCCTCCGCCAATAGTTCCAGGAATTACAAACATTAAATTAGATCCTAATCCCTGAATTTGCTGAGTTATATAAATCTGAAGTCCGGAAACGACAGATACAAGTAAAATTACAGACATGACTCCAATAACAATTCCAAGAATTGTCAAAAAACTTCTAAGTCTATTTGCAAGTATTGCAGTCAGTGAACTTGATAATGTTTCGTTAATGTCCATACAAATGCCCGTCTTTTATTGTCACGCGTCTTTTTGCTTCTTTTGCTATTTCGTCGGAGTGGGTGATAAGTATTATTGTTCGCCCTTCCTTATTTAAATCTTTAAATATTTGCATCACTTCTTCTCCTGTTTTGCTGTCAAGGTTTCCAGTTGGTTCATCAGCTAAAATTATCTCCGGGTTTGTTACCAGTGCTCGTGCGATTGCAACTCTTTGTTGTTGCCCTCCAGATAATTGATTTGGTTTTGAATTTAATTTTTCCCCAAGCCCAACAGATTGCAAAGCTTTTGCTGCTAAGCTTTTTCTCTCGCTAGCATTAACTCCGCTATAAATAAGTGGAAGTATTACATTATCAAGAGCGCTTGTTCTTTTTAATAAATTAAAAGATTGAAATACAAATCCAATTTTTTTATTGCGTATATTTGCAAGTGTAGTTTCTTTAAGTTTAGAAACATCTTGTCCATCTAAAAAATATTTCCCGTTTGTTGGATGGTCCAGTAGTCCCAAAATATTCATTAGTGTAGATTTGCCGCTTCCAGAAGGACCAACGATTGCTACAAATTCTCCTTTTTTAATATCTAAGTCAATATCATAAAGAGCTTGAAAAGTTACTCCTTCGGCTTCAAAAATTTTATTTACCTTTTGTAAATCAACAGAAAGTTTGGACATCATTTGACATCTTGTGGGTTAGTAACTATCTTGTCTCCAGCGTTAAGTCCCGACAATACTTCCACATCAGTATCAGATTTTATACCAGTTGTTATTGTTCGCTTTTCGACTTTTCCGTTTGCGTCTTTTATATACACATGTGTGTCATCAATTAATGCATCTTGTGGAATAGTTAGTGTATTTTGTTTTTGCGCAGTAATTATATTTGCATTTCCATTAAGTCCATAAATTTGGGAAATTCTTGGATCGCTGACTTCTATTTTGACAGTTACTGTAACTGCTCCAGTTGTATCAGTTTGAGTTGTTGGTTCTATTTCAACTACTTTTCCGTCAAAAGTTGTGTCTCCGTAAGCGTTTAGTGTTATTTGTGCGCTCTGTCCAACCTGCACACTTGCAATATCACTTTCGTCAACTGTTGCATCAAAGTCTTTAGAACTAAAATCAACGACTTGAGCTATCACATCAGTAGGAGTTACATTTTGTCCTGTCGCTAAAT
The Patescibacteria group bacterium genome window above contains:
- a CDS encoding TrmH family RNA methyltransferase, with protein sequence MQKLKPGVLRHQTPSEEDLKTIRHNPIYIVSDNVIDTYNIGSLFRLSDAVSAKRLFICGESEYPPSSRIHKAAVGTENWVPWSKIDDIMEVINKLKSEGVQIIAVEQDKRSIPIKELSSKVKFPCAIVVGNETGGVKKEVLETADIIVELPMYGINHSFNVWGAAAVVAYKITELLES
- a CDS encoding ABC transporter permease — encoded protein: MDINETLSSSLTAILANRLRSFLTILGIVIGVMSVILLVSVVSGLQIYITQQIQGLGSNLMFVIPGTIGGGRGPGGVQANKLLLTDASNLKTKLQGQAEVSASIQSVGTLKNGNKIDKGVTIGGVDANYTKLITAIKFDEGNFFSQSQEDGSRHVAVIGKTVVTKLFNSDPINKQIDVGGIKYTVIGVMGARGSTFGIDMDNAIFIPLTAAQKQFGITNPNAIYVSANSTDNVNQIQDKVKEILLRRLKEDDFSVMTQSETLSTVAQITGVLTIALGGIAAISLLVGGIGVMNIMLVSVTERTREIGLRKALGAKPDDIRNQFLVEAVILSSIGGIVGIGLGFLFSQIINHFITTSVPLWSVILSFGFSMIVGVVFGVAPAIRASKLDPIQALRYE
- a CDS encoding ABC transporter ATP-binding protein gives rise to the protein MMSKLSVDLQKVNKIFEAEGVTFQALYDIDLDIKKGEFVAIVGPSGSGKSTLMNILGLLDHPTNGKYFLDGQDVSKLKETTLANIRNKKIGFVFQSFNLLKRTSALDNVILPLIYSGVNASERKSLAAKALQSVGLGEKLNSKPNQLSGGQQQRVAIARALVTNPEIILADEPTGNLDSKTGEEVMQIFKDLNKEGRTIILITHSDEIAKEAKRRVTIKDGHLYGH